Proteins encoded together in one Entelurus aequoreus isolate RoL-2023_Sb linkage group LG20, RoL_Eaeq_v1.1, whole genome shotgun sequence window:
- the irx4b gene encoding LOW QUALITY PROTEIN: iroquois-class homeodomain protein IRX-4b (The sequence of the model RefSeq protein was modified relative to this genomic sequence to represent the inferred CDS: inserted 4 bases in 3 codons) has translation MAYSQLGYSYSTTPQFLMTSGLAGCLEAGSPASSHTVLRSPGHQPTPGAGIGVCSPYPKRQGYYNTCAGDASPLYCRGAGLEPKSVAASVHSMGTTQASTYYPYEYTFGHYSYDRYGYSSSEGVSRRKNATRETTGTLKACCRSXQKNPYPTKGEKIMLAIITRMTLTTGASMQVSTWFANARRRLKKENKVTWSPRACKSSDDRGRDEDSDGAEKSXQGDKDHPDRQSADLQSDLEDFDLLESTVSDCEPKPRFLSEDGEVDPNISRGHLAYXPESERLSPDFPKLATVHDQTATFYPIPDAQRTDTKPKIWSIARTAVSLDPDLEPEYPPCMLSSTGSSSPGFPSNMAERKQESPVATLREWVDGVFHGPPFQQLKPATAWKDLSDVTSDSRTPGQPFELVRSTTSL, from the exons ATGGCTTACTCGCAGCTGGGATATTCCTACTCCACCACACCGCAG TTTCTGATGACCTCGGGCCTGGCCGGTTGTCTGGAGGCGGGGTCCCCTGCGTCATCCCACACGGTGCTGCGCTCCCCGGGCCACCAGCCCACCCCGGGCGCAGGCATCGGTGTGTGCAGCCCCTACCCGAAGCGCCAAGGCTACTACAACACCTGTGCCGGCGACGCCAGCCCTCTTTATTGCAGA GGCGCAGGACTCGAACCCAAAAGTGTGGCTGCGTCTGTGCACAGCATGGGAACAACTCAGGCGTCTACATACTACCCTTATGAATACACATTTGGACATTATTCTTACGACAGATATGG GTATTCCTCGTCCGAAGGAGTTTCGCGGCGTAAAAATGCCACCCGGGAAACCACGGGCACCCTGAAGGCTTGCTGCAGGAG ACAGAAGAACCCTTACCCGACCAAAGGGGAGAAGATCATGCTTGCCATCATCACCAGAATGACACTCACCACAG GTGCGTCTATGCAGGTGTCCACGTGGTTTGCCAACGCTCGCAGAAGGCTGAAGAAAGAGAACAAGGTGACGTGGTCGCCGCGAGCGTGCAAAAGCTCGGACGACAGAGGCCGCGATGAAGACAGCGACGGAGCAGAGAAGT CTCAAGGTGACAAAGATCATCCAG aTCGACAGTCTGCAGATTTGCAAAGCGATCTTGAAGACTTCGACCTGCTGGAGTCGACTGTGTCCGACTGTGAGCCGAAGCCGCGGTTTCTATCAGAGGATGGCGAAGTGGATCCAAACATCTCGCGTGGTCACCTGGCGT GACCAGAGTCCGAGAGATTATCTCCAGACTTTCCCAAACTTGCAACGGTCCACGACCAGACCGCCACCTTTTATCCAATCCCAGATGCGCAGAGGACGGACACCAAACCCAAAATCTGGTCCATTGCCCGCACTGCTGTGTCTTTGGACCCCGACCTGGAGCCTGAATACCCGCCCTGCATGCTGTCATCCACGGGTTCCTCCTCTCCTGGCTTTCCGTCAAATatggcggagaggaagcaggaatcCCCGGTGGCTACTCTAAGGGAGTGGGTGGACGGGGTCTTCCATGGGCCGCCGTTCCAACAGCTCAAACCAGCCACGGCGTGGAAAGATTTGAGCGACGTGACGTCGGACAGCAGAACGCCAGGACAACCTTTTGAACTTGTAAGATCCACGACGTCTTTGTAA